The following proteins are co-located in the Phragmites australis chromosome 10, lpPhrAust1.1, whole genome shotgun sequence genome:
- the LOC133930139 gene encoding uncharacterized protein LOC133930139, producing the protein MANSSSSGLPLSSLDSIKPENFDGTGFKRLQVWMRLWLMGLGLFWVLTEDPPAPLGEAMQDVVERTRLNTLRARWEKTNASAQARLLAVLSNRLFDIYVGLREARKVWSELNDKYAKSDNSNESFMVASYLNFRMGDARSVMEQIHELQLIMRDLGQYGCVLPENLQVNAILAKLPTSWHDFVTVRRHLKQRLTLNDLIAIINVEEKSKADYGGVKAPAQANLVEHKNKPRRNVKKGKTRPGFTGLKANAMKLAKVTRLVGRRWWIRIDGERGLSSSTRSRISELQADFRQESCP; encoded by the coding sequence ATGGCTAATTCTAGTTCCTCTGGCCTACCACTGTCGTCCTTGGACTCGATTAAACCTGAGAATTTTGATGGGACTGGCTTTAAGCGCTTGCAGGTCTGGATGAGGCTATGGTTGATGGGGCTTGGACTTTTCTGGGTCCTCACCGAAGATCCGCCTGCCCCTTTGGGGGAAGCTATGCAAGACGTGGTCGAAAGAACGCGTCTCAACACGTTAAGGGCCCGTTGGGAGAAGACTAATGCCTCAGCCCAAGCACGCCTCTTGGCTGTCCTATCGAACAGgctcttcgacatctacgtggGGCTCAGAGAAGCACGAAAGGTGTGGTCGgagctgaatgacaagtatgctAAAAGCGACAACAGCAatgagtccttcatggtggccaGTTACCTGAACTTTCGAATGGGAGATGCCAGATCAGTCATGGAACAAATCCATGAGTTGCAGCTGATCATGCGAGACTTAGGCCAGTATGGATGTGTCCTCCCTGAGAATCTTCAGGTTAATGCCATCCTTGCCAAATTGCCTACTTCTTGGCATGACTTTGTCACTGTACGTCGGCACTTAAAGCAGCGATTGACTCTTAATGATCTCATTGCTATTATAAATGTCGAGGAGAAGTCCAAGGCAGACTATGGTGGGGTGAAGGCGCCTGCTCAAGCTAACCTTGtcgagcacaagaacaagcCTAGGAGGAATGTGAAGAAAGGGAAGACCAGGCCTGGATTCACAGGACTGAAGGCTAATGCTATGAAACTGGCAAAGGTGACTCGACTTGTGGGGCGCAGATGGTGGATCCGTATTGATGGGGAACGGGGTCTCAGTAGTAGTACGCGGAGTAGGATAAGTGAGCTTCAAGCTGACTTTCGGCAAGAATCTTGTCCTTAA